The genome window TTTGAGAACAGATTAAAAAAAGAAAAAGATTTTGACAGGGTTTTTAAGGAAGGAAAGGGGGTTGTTTCTGATGAAGTAGTAATTAAATTCATTAAAAACGACTTGAATAATAATCGGTTTGGGTTTATTGTTTCTAAAAAAGTATCCAAGAAAGCCGTTAGAAGAAACAGGATCAAGAGAGTTTTAAGGGAACAGGTTAGATCTATAATTCAAGATATGTCAGTTGGTTGGGATGTCATAATTATAGCGAGACCAAAAATTTCAGAAAACAAATCAAGCGATGTCAATCAGATATTAGGGGGAGTATTTAAAAGAATTGGAATTTTGAAATAGCACTAAAAGTCTAAAATGCAATTAATTTCTTTGTTATTTGATATGTTTCTTTATCGACCATTAATGAATGCGTTGATATTGCTTTATCAAATTATTCCTGGAAACGATTTCGGGATAGCTATAATTCTTCTCACGGTCCTTATTAGGCTTGTTCTCTACCCTCTAAGCGCCAAAGGTATCCAGTCTCAAAGAGCCATTACTGAAATTCAACCTAAGATCAAAGAAACTCAAGAGAAATACAAGAATGATAAGGAGAGACAAGTAAAGGAAGTTTTAAATGTATATAAAGAAGCCAAGATTAACCCCTTTTCTGGGTTTTTACCGCTTTTCATACAGTTACCTGTGTTAATTGCTCTTTATAAGGTCCTATGGGGCGTACAAGAGCTTGAGGCGGGTATATTGTATGGGTTTATATCTCATCCCGGCTACATAAATTTTCTTTTTTTAGGGATTATTGATTTGGCTAAATCTGGAATGATAGAAGTTGATGGTGGGTCTTCTTTTTTATTAGGAAACATGTTAATTATTATAGGAGCAGGGGTTGCTCAGTTCTTCCAAATGAAAATGATTACTGTTCAGAAACGAGAGACTAAAGGAAAGAAGGACGCAACACAAGAGATGGCTGATAAAATACAAAAGCAAATGCTTTACTTTTTCCCCTTTTTTACCATATTTATTCTTTTGAGATTGCCGTCGGCTATAGCATTATATTGGCTTATAGGAACAGTATTTTCGATAATCCAACAACACTTTATCCTTAAAAAAATATGAATAACGAATACCAAGAAAAAATAAGAGAAGAGGTTAATGGATTTTTTGATACAGCAACATTTAAGGCTGACGATATTGATATTTCTTTTAGAGAGAATGTTTTTATGATTTGCCTTAAAATGAATGATCCTAAAATATTAATTGGAGAAAAGGGCCAGACATTATCTGAAATTCAGCACCTTTTAAGGCTTTTATTAAGAAAGAAGATGGGTGATGATATCTTTATAGAGATAGATATAAATGATTATAAAGAAAAAAAGAAAAGAGCCTTACAGGATATAGTCAAGGATGTTGCGGATGAAGTAGTTTTTTATAAAAAAGAAAAAGTTCTGCCACGAATGAATCCTTATGAAAGAAGAATAGTGCATATGGCCTTAAAAGAAAGAAACGATGTTCAAACTGAAAGTATTGGAGAGGGATTTTCTCGGAAAGTAGTTGTTAAGCCAATCTTTTAAGAAAGAAAAAAATAGCCCCTTGAAGAGGCTATTTTTGTTTTGTTGCTTATATTTCTTTGAGCCAATCTTTTTCTTTTTTTAATCGATTCAGCGCTTCGGGGGAAGTTGTTATTATTTTATCTTCGGTTGGGGAAGCAATAATTTTCATTGCAACATGTTTATGTCCCGCAAAGAATATTCCCTCTCCAATAGATCCTTCTAGTAAAATCATTTTCTCTTCATCGGTTAAATTAAAAACAGCTTGAATTTTATCTATAGCGGCCGGAGACTGTTTGAGAAGTGTTTTTAGAGCCGCATTGTTAATAATTGGCTGTCCATAATTTGATCTCATAAAGTCAGAAACGTCTTGAGTGATCGCAGTAACTCCCAGCCAGTATTTTCTTGACCTCTTAAATAGTCCAAATAAAAATGATGCCCCGTCTTCAGTTTGCATTAATAGCCAAGCTTCATCAGCAATGAGAATTCTTTTCTTAAGGGAAGAGGTTACTGTTTTCCAGATATATCTCATTACCATAAACATGGCCATTGGCCTTAATTCCTCTTCTAGATTTCTTATTCCAAAAACGGTCATATTATTACCCATTGATACATTAGATTTTTGGTTAAAGAAATTAGAATAGGCTCCGGTTGTAAACTTTTTTAATCTTCTAACAAGAGACTCAGTTCCTTCCATGTTTTCTAGCACTTGTTCCAGATCAGACATTACGGGGACATTAGCACTCCATGTAGAGGGACTAGAATCTGTAGTAATATCTTTTGCAGCATAGGTTTCAGATATTGCTTGATCGATGATTGCATCTTCTTCAGGAGTAAGGCCTCCCATCATAATTCTAAAAAGCCCAACCAAGTTAATGGAGTTTGATCTTAATACTTCTTCTGGATTTTCGCCCTCGCCCGGAATAGGAATATCAAAAGGGTTAATATGACTATGTGAAGAGAGTGAGATATCATAGAATGATCCGTCCACTGCTTCTGCTAAAACACGATATTCATTGTCTGGATCGATAATAATAACATCAATCCCTGTCATTAAATATCTTAGGGCCTCTAGTTTAACTAGATAAGATTTACCCGATCCAGAGGTTCCAAATATTATTGAGTTAGGATTTTCTAAACTAAATCGATCAAAAAGAATTAAGGAATTATTATGAAGATTAACACCATAAAGAATTCCATCGTTGGAACTAAGATCAAATGATGTAAATGGGAAAATACTAGAGAGTGGCTCAGTATTCATTGGGGTATGGTTTTGCAACATATCCATTCCGTAGGGGGCGGTCGAAACAAACCCCTCTTTTTGCTGGAAGATAGCAGGCTTTATATAAATGAGCTTTGCTTCAAGAATAGACCTTAATTTACTCTCTATTTTTTGAAGATCATTCTCGCTATTCCCATAAACTGTAATATATATACCCAGCTTAAACATTCTTTCTTGGGCGGACATTAACTTATCTCTTAGCTCTTCAAGGTCACGATAGGCTATTTCAAGGGCAGGATCCCTGACTAACCCTTTAGACGATTTTTCGGATAATTCTGCCTGGACTTCCGTTACCTTACGCCTCAATTTCTTTAAGGTTTCTCCCGTGTTAATCGGATGGATAAAGAATGATATATCCATCGGCACATTAAGGTTAATTACAGGGAACAGCCAAGCACTGGTAAGGTATTGAGGGTAGGAGAAAACAAAGAAAGACTTTGCAAAAGCATCCCCTATTTTAAGATGGTTTTGTGCAACCTCTATAAATGGCGGAGCGACCAGGTCCTTTATATTTAGAATTTCTGCTTCCAAAGTTTCGCCTATCACAGTTTTCTTTTTGGAGGCGGGTATTAAATTTTTTATAAAATCAAAATTAGGCATTTTTATGTAATAAGTTCTTGAGGAAACTCTGGGTAATAACCAGTTTCAGATTCTTTAGGATGGTGTAGGCTCCAGAATAATTCAATTAGCTCGGGAGAAGTAAGCGGTACGGCTTGTAATCCACATCTTCGTAATCCTAGAGCAGCAAACTCCATTCTTTGCCACAGCTGGCTTTTACACCTTTGGAAAACTTCCTCGGTTAATTGGGGAGATTCTTTTTTCTTGCCAGGGATAGTAAGTCCGGTTGCTTCTATTGTGGCATAAGGTATTATCACAAAAAAATTCTTAATTAAGATATCTTGATTCGCAACTATATTTTGGATAAAGTTTTTATACTCTTTTGTTTGTGCTCTTAGCATCTCGTTCGTTTGGTTTTCTTCCAGGAAGTTTATTTTATCAAGATACCCTGTGATATTAAGTTTTCTGGACTGACAAAGTATTTGGGTTGAAAAATCCAATGAATTAAGAAAGTCTTGAAATTGGTAGATAATAGAATTTTGTTCTTCAACTGATTTTAGTGCAAAGTTGACGGATGAAACTATTAAAACACCCCTCAAGGTTTTATTTTTAAGGATCATTACGCCGTCTCTTATTTGGTTTATTTCAAGAAATTGTTGAGTAGATGTTTTTTCAGCCATATTATTTTAATTCAATTTCGTTCCATAATTTTTTCAGTCTACTTTTCTCCGCAGACTTAATCG of Candidatus Nealsonbacteria bacterium contains these proteins:
- a CDS encoding KH domain-containing protein, which gives rise to MNNEYQEKIREEVNGFFDTATFKADDIDISFRENVFMICLKMNDPKILIGEKGQTLSEIQHLLRLLLRKKMGDDIFIEIDINDYKEKKKRALQDIVKDVADEVVFYKKEKVLPRMNPYERRIVHMALKERNDVQTESIGEGFSRKVVVKPIF
- a CDS encoding DUF87 domain-containing protein, yielding MPNFDFIKNLIPASKKKTVIGETLEAEILNIKDLVAPPFIEVAQNHLKIGDAFAKSFFVFSYPQYLTSAWLFPVINLNVPMDISFFIHPINTGETLKKLRRKVTEVQAELSEKSSKGLVRDPALEIAYRDLEELRDKLMSAQERMFKLGIYITVYGNSENDLQKIESKLRSILEAKLIYIKPAIFQQKEGFVSTAPYGMDMLQNHTPMNTEPLSSIFPFTSFDLSSNDGILYGVNLHNNSLILFDRFSLENPNSIIFGTSGSGKSYLVKLEALRYLMTGIDVIIIDPDNEYRVLAEAVDGSFYDISLSSHSHINPFDIPIPGEGENPEEVLRSNSINLVGLFRIMMGGLTPEEDAIIDQAISETYAAKDITTDSSPSTWSANVPVMSDLEQVLENMEGTESLVRRLKKFTTGAYSNFFNQKSNVSMGNNMTVFGIRNLEEELRPMAMFMVMRYIWKTVTSSLKKRILIADEAWLLMQTEDGASFLFGLFKRSRKYWLGVTAITQDVSDFMRSNYGQPIINNAALKTLLKQSPAAIDKIQAVFNLTDEEKMILLEGSIGEGIFFAGHKHVAMKIIASPTEDKIITTSPEALNRLKKEKDWLKEI
- the rnpA gene encoding ribonuclease P protein component, which codes for MLSFENRLKKEKDFDRVFKEGKGVVSDEVVIKFIKNDLNNNRFGFIVSKKVSKKAVRRNRIKRVLREQVRSIIQDMSVGWDVIIIARPKISENKSSDVNQILGGVFKRIGILK
- a CDS encoding YidC/Oxa1 family membrane protein insertase; this encodes MQLISLLFDMFLYRPLMNALILLYQIIPGNDFGIAIILLTVLIRLVLYPLSAKGIQSQRAITEIQPKIKETQEKYKNDKERQVKEVLNVYKEAKINPFSGFLPLFIQLPVLIALYKVLWGVQELEAGILYGFISHPGYINFLFLGIIDLAKSGMIEVDGGSSFLLGNMLIIIGAGVAQFFQMKMITVQKRETKGKKDATQEMADKIQKQMLYFFPFFTIFILLRLPSAIALYWLIGTVFSIIQQHFILKKI